A window of the Nibribacter ruber genome harbors these coding sequences:
- a CDS encoding GNAT family N-acetyltransferase has protein sequence METQTKAAIQPLTAAHFPSVTSIYDQGIASQNATLETKAPTWQYWDQGHLPHSRWVAVSGTGQVVGWAALSPVSGRCVYGGVAEVSVYIEESARNQGIGSLLLQALITSSEQNGIWTLQAGILKENEASVAMHLKNGFRMVGLRERIGQLHGQWRDTYLLERRSHTVGV, from the coding sequence ATGGAAACCCAGACCAAAGCAGCCATTCAACCATTAACCGCCGCACATTTTCCCAGTGTGACGTCTATTTATGACCAAGGCATTGCCAGCCAGAACGCTACGCTTGAGACAAAAGCTCCAACTTGGCAATATTGGGACCAAGGGCACTTGCCTCATAGTAGGTGGGTGGCAGTCTCTGGTACTGGTCAGGTGGTAGGTTGGGCAGCGCTAAGCCCTGTTTCTGGGAGATGCGTGTATGGAGGCGTGGCCGAAGTGAGCGTCTACATTGAAGAATCTGCTAGAAACCAGGGCATAGGTAGTCTTTTGCTTCAGGCGCTAATCACCTCCTCAGAACAGAACGGCATTTGGACCCTACAGGCAGGAATCCTGAAGGAAAATGAAGCCAGCGTAGCCATGCATCTGAAAAACGGTTTTAGGATGGTAGGCTTGCGTGAGCGGATAGGACAGCTACACGGCCAATGGCGCGATACGTACTTACTTGAGCGCAGAAGCCACACAGTAGGTGTTTAA
- a CDS encoding ArsI/CadI family heavy metal resistance metalloenzyme: protein MKRFHLNLSVANLHDSISFYTALFAAEPTVVKPDYAKWMLEDPRINFAISQRSTQTGIEHLGIQAESPEELQEIYSRLVKAKGTIREEGTTTCCYAKSEKSWIQDPQGVEWEAFYTFGESTTYGGTEAVTSCCAPKESIIA, encoded by the coding sequence ATGAAAAGATTCCACCTTAATCTAAGCGTTGCCAACTTACATGATTCCATCTCCTTCTACACCGCCTTATTTGCAGCAGAGCCTACCGTAGTTAAACCAGACTATGCCAAATGGATGCTGGAAGACCCCAGAATCAATTTTGCCATTTCGCAACGAAGCACCCAGACGGGCATAGAACATCTTGGTATCCAGGCAGAATCTCCAGAGGAACTTCAGGAAATTTACAGCCGCCTGGTGAAGGCAAAGGGTACAATTAGAGAGGAAGGTACGACTACGTGCTGTTACGCAAAGTCAGAAAAGTCTTGGATCCAAGACCCGCAAGGAGTGGAATGGGAAGCTTTTTATACATTTGGAGAAAGCACCACTTATGGAGGAACGGAAGCCGTCACCTCCTGCTGCGCTCCCAAAGAATCAATAATCGCCTAA
- the asnB gene encoding asparagine synthase (glutamine-hydrolyzing) encodes MCGISGIYAFTEEGRKAIGRLPHTTDALQQRGPDSQGHFTHGNVGLGHRRLSIIDVSDVACQPMVDEAERYVIVFNGEIFNFQELRQQLISQGYSFFSQSDTEVLLKLYIQQGPEFLKKLNGFFAFAIYDKEEETLFVARDRMGVKPLLMFQDEDKLVFASEMKSILEFGIPRKLDYVSLYEYLQLNYIPAPASIFKGVKKLMPGHYLRVGKKGKTEIKRWYKIPYDEKKAKNNSLSYEAQQKKLVDLMDGAVQRRMISDVPLGAFLSGGIDSSVIVALASRHTQHLNTFSIGYKDEPFFDETKYAKLVADKYKTNHTVFSLTNNDLYEHLFRALDYIDEPFADSSALAVNILSYHTRQKVTVALSGDGADELFAGYNKHMAEYKVRKGGFVAETVAALLPVWEMMPKSRSSSFGNRIRQFQRFGEGMNLSAKDRYWRWATFATEDDAKSLLSGKVKRTLSKDVYKKRRQKILSHLSQKGDINEVLLTDMNLVLPNDMLTKVDLMSMANSLEVRTPFLDYKVVNFAFSLPQSSKIDGGMKKKIVQDAFRGMLPPELYKRPKHGFEVPLLKWFQNELKPMIMDDLLSDSFIEAQGIFNVKEIQRLKMQLFSSNLGDIHARIWALVVFQHWWKKWMM; translated from the coding sequence ATGTGCGGAATATCAGGAATCTATGCTTTTACCGAAGAGGGCCGCAAAGCCATCGGACGTTTACCCCATACAACAGATGCCCTTCAGCAACGTGGACCAGATTCTCAGGGTCATTTTACCCACGGGAATGTAGGATTAGGCCACCGAAGACTCTCCATCATTGATGTTAGCGATGTGGCTTGTCAGCCTATGGTGGACGAGGCGGAGCGCTATGTCATAGTCTTTAACGGGGAGATTTTTAATTTCCAGGAGTTACGCCAACAGCTTATCTCTCAGGGATATTCTTTCTTCTCGCAGTCAGATACCGAAGTCCTTCTTAAACTATACATCCAACAGGGACCTGAGTTCTTAAAGAAGCTGAATGGTTTCTTTGCCTTCGCTATTTATGACAAGGAGGAGGAGACGCTTTTTGTGGCTCGTGACCGCATGGGGGTGAAACCGTTGTTGATGTTTCAGGACGAAGACAAGCTGGTTTTTGCTTCAGAAATGAAGTCCATACTGGAGTTTGGCATTCCGCGCAAGTTGGACTATGTGTCTTTATATGAGTACCTACAGCTAAACTATATTCCTGCGCCAGCCTCCATCTTCAAAGGAGTAAAGAAGCTCATGCCCGGGCACTATTTACGTGTAGGCAAAAAAGGAAAGACTGAGATTAAGCGCTGGTACAAAATTCCATATGACGAGAAGAAGGCCAAAAACAATTCTCTCTCTTATGAGGCCCAGCAGAAGAAGCTGGTTGATTTGATGGATGGGGCTGTGCAACGCCGGATGATCTCTGATGTGCCTTTGGGTGCCTTTTTGAGCGGTGGTATTGATTCTTCGGTAATTGTGGCTTTGGCCTCAAGACACACGCAGCACTTAAATACTTTCTCAATTGGGTACAAAGATGAACCCTTCTTTGACGAAACGAAGTATGCAAAGCTGGTGGCGGACAAGTACAAGACCAACCACACCGTCTTCTCCCTTACCAATAATGATTTGTATGAGCACCTGTTCAGGGCGCTTGATTATATAGATGAGCCATTTGCAGATTCATCTGCGTTGGCTGTGAATATTTTGAGTTATCACACCCGTCAAAAGGTGACGGTGGCTTTGTCTGGTGATGGCGCAGATGAACTGTTTGCCGGCTACAACAAGCACATGGCCGAGTACAAGGTACGGAAGGGCGGTTTTGTAGCAGAAACAGTAGCGGCATTGCTTCCTGTTTGGGAAATGATGCCTAAGTCGCGCAGTTCATCTTTCGGGAACCGCATACGCCAATTTCAGCGTTTCGGTGAGGGCATGAATTTGTCTGCCAAAGACCGGTACTGGCGCTGGGCCACTTTTGCTACTGAGGACGATGCCAAGTCATTGTTAAGTGGCAAGGTAAAGCGCACTCTATCTAAGGATGTGTATAAAAAACGGCGCCAGAAGATATTGAGTCACCTTTCGCAGAAGGGAGACATTAATGAGGTGCTCTTGACAGACATGAACCTGGTTCTGCCCAATGATATGTTGACCAAGGTGGATCTCATGTCTATGGCTAACAGCTTAGAGGTGCGTACGCCTTTCTTAGATTATAAAGTAGTAAACTTTGCCTTCTCCTTACCTCAGTCATCTAAGATTGACGGTGGTATGAAGAAGAAAATAGTGCAGGATGCTTTTAGAGGTATGTTGCCACCTGAACTATACAAACGGCCTAAGCACGGTTTTGAGGTGCCGCTCCTGAAGTGGTTCCAGAATGAGCTGAAGCCCATGATTATGGATGACCTGCTGTCAGATTCTTTTATAGAGGCACAAGGCATCTTTAATGTAAAAGAGATTCAAAGATTAAAGATGCAACTGTTCTCCAGCAACCTTGGTGATATCCATGCCCGCATTTGGGCTTTGGTGGTCTTCCAGCACTGGTGGAAAAAGTGGATGATGTAA
- a CDS encoding UDP-glucose dehydrogenase family protein: MKIAVIGTGYVGLVTGACFAEVGIDVTCVDIDAKKIASLEQGVIPIYEPGLNEIVSRNVSKNRLSFSTELAKVIPGCDVVFIAVGTPPGEDGSADLKYVLAVAREIGRSMCDYLVVVTKSTVPVGTAKKVKSSIEEELKLRDSTLTFDIASNPEFLKEGAAIEDFLKPDRIIIGVESEEAEDVMRKLYKPFLLNGHPIIFMDVPSAEMTKYAANSMLATKISFMNDIANLCEIMGADVNMVRRGIGSDSRIGNKFIYPGIGYGGSCFPKDVKALIKTAAEHGYDMQVLKSVESVNEFQKSVMFNKIKRHFNGELSGKVVALWGLSFKPKTDDMREAPSLVIIEKLLEAGAQVKAYDPVAMKEAQHIIGDRIEYVHDEYEALIDADALMVVTEWPEFRSPNFQVVGKLLKNKVIFDGRNIYDAKELQELGFAYQGIGVHEVVPIIETTN, encoded by the coding sequence ATGAAAATAGCAGTAATAGGAACAGGATATGTTGGCCTTGTTACCGGGGCTTGTTTTGCCGAAGTAGGTATTGACGTGACATGTGTAGATATAGACGCGAAAAAAATTGCGTCTTTAGAACAAGGAGTCATTCCAATATACGAGCCTGGTTTAAATGAAATAGTATCAAGGAACGTATCAAAAAACAGGCTTAGCTTTTCTACAGAGCTAGCAAAAGTTATTCCTGGCTGTGATGTAGTTTTTATTGCCGTTGGAACCCCTCCAGGTGAAGATGGAAGTGCTGATTTGAAATACGTGCTTGCGGTTGCTAGAGAAATCGGCAGATCAATGTGTGACTATTTAGTTGTAGTTACTAAAAGCACAGTGCCAGTTGGTACTGCCAAAAAAGTTAAAAGTTCTATTGAAGAAGAACTCAAATTACGAGATTCTACCTTAACGTTTGATATTGCTTCAAATCCAGAGTTCTTAAAAGAAGGTGCAGCCATTGAGGATTTTCTAAAGCCTGATAGAATCATCATTGGGGTAGAGTCTGAAGAAGCAGAAGATGTAATGCGTAAGCTTTATAAGCCATTTCTGCTAAATGGACATCCCATCATCTTTATGGATGTTCCTTCGGCTGAAATGACGAAGTATGCGGCTAACTCTATGTTGGCAACTAAAATTAGCTTTATGAATGATATTGCTAATTTATGTGAAATAATGGGTGCTGATGTAAACATGGTCAGGAGAGGCATTGGGAGTGACAGCCGGATTGGTAATAAGTTCATCTATCCAGGTATTGGCTACGGGGGGTCCTGCTTTCCGAAGGATGTGAAAGCGCTAATCAAGACGGCTGCTGAGCATGGCTATGATATGCAAGTGCTCAAATCAGTTGAGTCAGTAAATGAATTCCAGAAGTCCGTTATGTTTAACAAAATTAAGCGGCACTTTAATGGTGAACTCTCTGGGAAGGTAGTGGCACTTTGGGGGCTGTCATTTAAACCTAAGACGGATGATATGCGTGAAGCACCCTCCTTAGTAATCATAGAAAAATTGCTAGAGGCAGGTGCTCAAGTTAAGGCATATGACCCTGTGGCCATGAAAGAAGCTCAACATATCATCGGGGATAGAATTGAGTATGTTCATGATGAATATGAAGCACTCATAGACGCGGATGCTCTTATGGTAGTAACTGAATGGCCCGAATTTAGATCTCCGAACTTTCAAGTGGTTGGGAAACTGCTTAAGAATAAAGTAATCTTTGACGGCCGCAATATATATGATGCCAAAGAATTGCAGGAGTTAGGTTTTGCCTATCAAGGAATAGGCGTACATGAGGTTGTACCTATAATAGAAACTACCAATTAA
- a CDS encoding UDP-glucuronic acid decarboxylase family protein, whose amino-acid sequence MAERKRVLITGGAGFLGSHLCDRFIAEDYHVIAMDNLITGDLKNIEHLFKLEQFEFYHHDVSKFVFVPGHLDYILHFASPASPIDYLRIPIQTLKVGSLGTHNLLGLAKEKKARILIASTSEVYGDPEVHPQIEEYWGNVNPVGPRGCYDEAKRFQEAITMAYHMHHGLETRIVRIFNTYGPRMRLNDGRVLPAFMSQALRGEELSIFGDGSQTRSFCYVDDLVEGIYRLLLSDYALPVNIGNPDEITIKQFAEEICQLTGVELKLGYQQLPENDPQKRRPDITKAKEILGWEPKISRSEGLEKTLIYFNEFLKVTSNNKEYIN is encoded by the coding sequence ATGGCAGAAAGAAAACGTGTTTTAATTACGGGTGGTGCTGGGTTTTTGGGATCTCATTTGTGTGATCGTTTCATAGCAGAGGATTATCATGTCATCGCTATGGATAATTTGATAACTGGAGATCTTAAGAACATAGAGCACTTATTCAAATTAGAGCAGTTTGAGTTCTACCATCATGACGTTTCTAAGTTTGTCTTTGTACCTGGACATTTAGATTATATACTTCATTTCGCGTCACCAGCCTCTCCCATTGATTACTTAAGGATTCCTATTCAAACATTGAAGGTCGGTTCTTTAGGAACGCACAATTTATTAGGTCTAGCAAAGGAGAAAAAGGCAAGGATTCTAATTGCCTCAACTTCTGAAGTTTATGGAGATCCTGAGGTGCACCCGCAAATAGAAGAATATTGGGGAAATGTAAACCCAGTGGGCCCGAGAGGGTGTTATGATGAGGCGAAGAGATTCCAAGAAGCTATTACAATGGCATACCATATGCATCATGGTTTAGAAACGAGGATTGTTCGCATTTTTAACACATATGGTCCCAGAATGCGTCTTAATGATGGACGTGTACTTCCAGCATTTATGAGTCAGGCATTGCGGGGAGAAGAACTTTCTATTTTTGGAGATGGATCGCAAACTAGGTCATTTTGTTATGTGGATGATTTAGTGGAAGGCATTTACCGATTATTATTAAGTGATTATGCTTTACCAGTAAATATTGGAAACCCAGATGAAATAACCATTAAGCAGTTTGCTGAGGAAATTTGCCAATTGACAGGAGTAGAACTAAAACTCGGCTACCAACAATTGCCTGAAAATGACCCGCAAAAAAGACGGCCTGATATCACCAAAGCAAAAGAAATTTTAGGCTGGGAGCCAAAGATAAGTAGATCTGAGGGGCTGGAGAAAACTTTAATTTACTTTAATGAATTTTTGAAAGTTACTTCTAATAATAAAGAGTACATCAATTAA
- the asnB gene encoding asparagine synthase (glutamine-hydrolyzing) produces MCGIAGIVSVNKSNVSKGLLKSMTDAIAHRGPDGEGHWISENQFVGLGHRRLAILDLSDEGSQPMHLGSRYTIVFNGEIYNYLEIKESLLSKGYNFISNTDTEVLLTLYHEKKEACLNALDGMFSFAIFDSLENTIFCARDRFGEKPFFYALKKGNTFIFGSEMKALWAAGVERENNEGMIINYLNYGFLENPEEKEETFYKGIFRLPASSFLKITLDDFKIEKKTYWDINASVQNIEISLEEAIHKFRDLFLSSIAKRLRSDVKVGSSLSGGLDSSLVVTAINTLDEKLGIKRNTFSARFPGFHKDESTYQDLIIEKTNVAPFFVEPTKDSMNSYLDQVAYHQEEPFGSASVIAQFEVFKLAKDHQTTVLLDGQGADEILAGYHSYFRPFFMELKNANKLEYSNEFNSYKSLHQNNVINPLLEFTLRDTIYRRVSDKLHSQIKHAYSKIEKFNFLSGQNILASTRKKYTKFSVDTDFRTLNSALYYSTKSYGLEQLLRYADRNSMAHGIEVRLPFLSHELVEFVFSLSKNYKISKGWTKYLMRIAFNDLLPKEIAWRSDKIGYEPPQKNKLNVRYFEDKLVSSIEKLNKNNYITNKATRNFKDSGFNGLADLQVWRLAMIDYLLK; encoded by the coding sequence ATGTGTGGAATTGCAGGAATAGTTTCTGTTAATAAGAGTAATGTTAGCAAGGGGCTATTAAAATCAATGACTGATGCAATCGCGCATAGAGGTCCTGATGGTGAAGGGCATTGGATTTCTGAAAATCAATTTGTAGGATTGGGGCATAGAAGGTTGGCGATACTTGATCTTTCAGATGAAGGATCCCAGCCAATGCACTTGGGCAGTCGGTATACAATTGTTTTTAATGGCGAAATTTACAACTATTTAGAAATTAAGGAATCATTATTAAGTAAGGGGTATAACTTTATTTCTAACACAGATACAGAAGTATTATTAACTCTTTACCATGAAAAAAAGGAGGCATGCCTAAATGCTTTAGATGGCATGTTCTCGTTTGCTATCTTTGATAGCTTAGAGAATACTATTTTTTGTGCTAGAGACAGATTTGGTGAAAAGCCATTTTTTTATGCCCTTAAAAAGGGGAATACTTTCATTTTTGGTTCGGAGATGAAAGCGTTATGGGCCGCAGGTGTTGAGAGAGAGAATAATGAAGGTATGATAATTAATTACCTGAATTATGGATTCTTAGAAAACCCAGAAGAAAAAGAAGAGACCTTTTACAAAGGAATTTTCAGGTTGCCTGCCTCATCTTTCCTTAAAATCACGTTAGATGATTTTAAAATTGAGAAAAAGACTTATTGGGATATTAACGCTTCCGTTCAAAATATAGAAATAAGTCTTGAAGAAGCAATACATAAATTTCGTGATTTGTTTCTTTCTTCAATTGCAAAAAGATTGCGTTCAGATGTAAAAGTTGGCAGTAGCTTATCAGGTGGGTTGGATAGCTCTTTAGTAGTTACCGCGATCAATACATTAGATGAAAAACTTGGAATTAAACGTAATACGTTTTCAGCTCGTTTTCCTGGATTTCATAAAGATGAAAGTACTTACCAAGATTTAATTATTGAAAAGACTAATGTTGCTCCATTTTTTGTAGAGCCTACCAAGGATTCTATGAATTCATATTTAGACCAAGTTGCCTACCATCAAGAAGAGCCATTTGGGTCAGCAAGTGTGATAGCACAATTTGAAGTATTTAAACTTGCAAAAGACCACCAAACAACTGTTCTTTTAGACGGCCAAGGAGCAGATGAAATCCTTGCAGGGTACCATTCCTACTTTCGTCCTTTTTTCATGGAGTTGAAAAATGCTAACAAGTTAGAATATTCTAATGAGTTTAACTCATATAAGTCACTTCATCAAAATAACGTAATAAACCCCTTGCTTGAATTTACTTTGAGAGATACCATTTATAGGAGGGTGTCAGATAAGTTGCATTCTCAAATTAAGCATGCTTATTCAAAAATAGAAAAGTTTAATTTTCTTAGTGGACAGAATATTTTAGCTTCCACAAGGAAGAAATACACTAAATTTAGTGTAGATACAGATTTTAGAACTTTAAATTCTGCTTTATATTATAGCACTAAGTCATATGGGCTTGAGCAATTATTGAGATATGCAGATAGAAATTCTATGGCTCATGGCATTGAGGTGAGACTACCATTTCTATCGCATGAATTAGTGGAATTTGTCTTCAGTCTTTCTAAAAATTATAAAATAAGTAAGGGCTGGACTAAATATCTTATGAGAATAGCTTTTAATGATCTTTTGCCAAAGGAAATTGCGTGGAGAAGTGATAAGATTGGATATGAACCACCTCAGAAGAATAAATTAAATGTTAGGTATTTTGAAGATAAGCTGGTTAGTTCAATTGAAAAGCTGAATAAAAACAATTATATCACCAATAAAGCAACACGTAATTTTAAGGATAGCGGCTTTAATGGCCTTGCTGATTTGCAAGTTTGGAGACTAGCTATGATTGATTACCTTTTAAAATGA
- a CDS encoding acylneuraminate cytidylyltransferase family protein, whose protein sequence is MDAFAVIPARSGSKGVKDKNIYLINGKPLLCYAIETAKNCPDISETYISTDSETYQETAINCGAKSLGLRNPDLASDSAKTIDTLIDIVKQLKKINKEFDYLVLLQPTSPVRKPEDISNMLQILNKNPQASSIVSVSKLIEPHPYKLKKISKKGYLTSFIKGTSSEIPRQAMSSAYKLNGAIYIIRIKNMLESGKIIDNQSLPYIMEEGVNIDTSADLEYLNFLISTGRLSL, encoded by the coding sequence ATGGATGCATTTGCAGTTATTCCAGCACGCAGTGGTTCAAAAGGCGTCAAAGATAAAAATATTTATCTTATAAATGGAAAACCATTATTATGTTATGCAATTGAAACTGCCAAAAATTGCCCAGATATATCAGAAACATATATTAGCACTGACTCAGAAACTTATCAAGAAACCGCTATTAATTGCGGAGCAAAATCTTTAGGGTTGAGAAACCCAGATTTAGCTTCTGATTCAGCTAAAACTATTGATACTCTTATAGACATAGTAAAGCAATTAAAAAAAATAAACAAGGAATTTGATTATCTAGTGTTATTACAACCAACCTCACCAGTTCGCAAACCAGAAGACATTAGCAATATGCTTCAGATTCTTAACAAGAACCCTCAAGCCTCAAGCATTGTTTCTGTTTCTAAACTTATAGAACCCCATCCATATAAACTGAAAAAAATTTCTAAAAAAGGCTATTTAACTAGTTTTATTAAAGGAACATCCTCGGAAATACCACGCCAAGCAATGTCAAGTGCATACAAACTTAATGGAGCCATATATATCATAAGAATTAAAAATATGCTAGAAAGCGGTAAGATCATTGACAACCAATCCTTACCTTATATAATGGAGGAAGGAGTCAACATTGACACCTCAGCAGATTTAGAATACTTAAATTTTTTAATTAGCACAGGAAGGTTATCACTTTAA
- a CDS encoding N-acetylneuraminate synthase family protein — translation MQANIVEVIVEIAQAHEGSLGILHSYIDAVAETGANVIKFQTHIAEAESSAFEPFRVKFSYEDTTRYDYWKRMEFTEEQWSGIKEHCERVGVEFMSSPFSQAAVDLLERLNVKRYKIASGELNNFLMLEKIAKTGKPIILSSGMGSYAEIERTLAFLKPFGNELSLMQCTTAYPTRPDQIGLNVISEMQEKFGLKIGLSDHSGTIFPSLAAVTLGAELVEVHAVFHKKMFGPDTIASLTLEELTELVRGVKFISEARGCTIDKNQNQQYSDLKRIFEKSLAVNKALPEGHVLTMEDLESKKPANHGIPANEYKSVIGKRLKKGLVKYAFLTAEDIEL, via the coding sequence ATGCAAGCAAACATCGTAGAAGTTATTGTTGAAATAGCTCAGGCTCATGAAGGCAGCTTGGGAATTCTACATTCTTACATAGATGCGGTTGCCGAAACTGGCGCCAATGTGATTAAATTTCAGACCCATATTGCCGAAGCCGAAAGTAGCGCGTTTGAGCCGTTCAGGGTGAAATTCTCGTATGAAGACACCACGCGTTACGATTACTGGAAGCGCATGGAATTTACCGAAGAACAGTGGAGTGGCATAAAGGAACACTGCGAGCGTGTAGGCGTGGAGTTTATGAGTTCCCCTTTTTCGCAGGCTGCCGTAGATTTGCTGGAGCGCCTGAATGTAAAGCGGTACAAAATTGCTTCCGGCGAACTGAATAATTTTCTGATGTTGGAAAAAATTGCCAAAACCGGTAAGCCAATCATTCTTTCTTCCGGCATGGGTTCTTATGCCGAAATTGAGCGTACCTTAGCCTTTCTGAAACCTTTCGGTAACGAACTTTCCCTGATGCAGTGCACTACTGCATACCCAACCCGTCCAGACCAAATCGGCTTGAACGTGATTTCTGAAATGCAGGAGAAATTTGGATTAAAAATTGGCCTTTCCGACCACTCCGGCACTATTTTCCCATCACTGGCAGCCGTTACCCTGGGGGCAGAATTAGTTGAGGTGCATGCCGTATTTCACAAAAAAATGTTCGGTCCAGATACTATTGCCTCCCTTACCCTAGAGGAGCTTACAGAATTAGTGCGTGGAGTGAAATTTATTTCCGAAGCTCGGGGCTGTACGATAGATAAAAACCAGAACCAGCAATACTCAGATCTAAAAAGGATATTTGAGAAATCATTGGCAGTAAATAAAGCCCTTCCGGAAGGGCATGTGTTGACTATGGAAGATTTAGAAAGTAAGAAACCAGCCAATCACGGAATTCCGGCAAATGAATATAAATCTGTAATTGGCAAGCGCCTGAAAAAGGGGTTAGTGAAATATGCTTTCCTTACCGCCGAAGACATTGAGTTATGA
- the neuC gene encoding UDP-N-acetylglucosamine 2-epimerase, with protein sequence MKKRNICVVITARPSYSRVKTALLAIREHPELNLQLVIAASALLDRYGSVVKYIEDDGLEITRKIYTVLEGENLISMAKTTGIGISELATVFDDLKPDVVVTIADRYETISTAIAASYMNIPLAHIQGGEVTGNIDEKVRHAITKLSDLHLVTTPMAAERVIKMGENPVNVYTTGCPSIDLAAEVKANPALDFDPISKYGGVGAEIKIEPGKYLVVMQHPVTTSHEHAQEEINATLDAILELDMPTMLFWPNVDAGSDGTSRAIRIFREKHRDNKLHYFKNMKGTDFLRILSNSLCLIGNSSVGIRECSYLGVPVVNLGNRQNRRDRGPNVLDVDYNKDAIVQAVRHQMQHGPYESDYIYGNGNAGISIAEVLANAPLGIEKVLMY encoded by the coding sequence ATGAAGAAAAGAAATATTTGCGTAGTAATTACTGCCCGGCCGAGCTATAGCCGGGTAAAAACTGCCTTATTAGCTATCCGGGAGCATCCGGAACTTAATTTACAATTAGTAATTGCTGCCTCCGCCCTGTTAGATCGATACGGAAGTGTAGTAAAATACATTGAAGACGACGGACTGGAAATTACCCGGAAAATATACACGGTGCTGGAGGGGGAGAACCTGATCTCGATGGCAAAAACAACGGGTATTGGTATTTCCGAACTGGCAACTGTTTTTGATGACCTGAAACCGGACGTGGTAGTAACCATTGCCGACCGGTACGAAACCATTTCTACAGCTATTGCGGCTTCCTACATGAACATTCCGCTGGCGCATATTCAGGGTGGAGAAGTTACAGGTAACATCGATGAAAAAGTTCGTCATGCTATAACCAAGCTTTCTGACCTGCACCTGGTAACCACCCCAATGGCGGCCGAAAGGGTAATTAAAATGGGTGAAAACCCTGTAAATGTTTATACCACGGGTTGCCCGTCTATAGACCTAGCCGCCGAAGTAAAGGCAAATCCAGCCTTAGACTTTGACCCGATATCCAAATATGGTGGGGTAGGGGCCGAAATTAAAATTGAGCCAGGTAAGTATCTGGTAGTAATGCAGCATCCGGTTACTACTTCGCACGAACATGCACAAGAAGAAATAAATGCTACGCTGGATGCTATTCTGGAACTGGACATGCCAACCATGCTTTTCTGGCCAAACGTAGATGCTGGCTCAGACGGAACTTCCCGCGCGATCCGGATCTTCCGCGAAAAACACCGGGATAATAAATTGCATTATTTTAAGAATATGAAGGGCACCGACTTCCTACGAATATTAAGTAATAGTCTTTGCCTTATTGGTAACTCCAGCGTTGGAATCCGGGAGTGCTCTTACCTGGGTGTACCGGTAGTTAACTTAGGTAACCGACAGAACCGCCGCGACCGTGGCCCTAACGTGCTGGATGTAGACTATAATAAGGATGCCATTGTTCAGGCGGTACGCCACCAGATGCAGCATGGTCCTTATGAAAGCGATTATATTTATGGCAATGGAAATGCCGGAATAAGTATTGCCGAGGTTTTGGCAAATGCTCCCCTAGGAATTGAAAAAGTGTTAATGTATTAA